In Lodderomyces elongisporus chromosome 1, complete sequence, a genomic segment contains:
- the SMI1_1 gene encoding Cell wall assembly regulator, whose protein sequence is MGILDNFKAFVHSITTQDHYASYNSPYRNASTGESQLPNGISGGSMLQLNPDINSSTTSLNDTSAGFYRPGMKSSQTQIQDVPMQNFDSNGLPPLPSIDSLWDRIEHWIDEEYPELDDNLNDGVTSADLNEFLSDLRCGSRSLPEDFRQFYKRHDGQLRGGKPTGLIMGLVLLDLETIVEENMMWNKVVERLETQQQAAKLQQAKASVEAKEGSSSSHQHQQQQHQQQQQTSTFMNHQRSIPPNSIQPEYFNRGWIVLLKDNTGNQVAMDLNPGPSGTWGQIILFGRDFDTKLVIAQNLQDFIFSFVSDLEAGNFLIDSSEYSEELGYLSPERDGDYMIGDEEENQGELSFYDKDGKEFGKGSIRGRPNYIEVLKKRALKRYGLNENFQTIYQPQRPHKKTTHPSAHSGRNSPMIQSRNGSTQNLRRNMSNNNSTASLSSSLAINNSNTNSNTNSRKKTPVPSPLVNLDKSSSTFSIPKETIIDAKKQTSMAENSAAKETNLSDDLEELTVDDLKKKEETKVVEKKQEEQDEEKADLKPVDKDSEKNTTSSNGAVSSESVEQSDKIVDNKGPEKIAINSTSAEDAKADEGAIVAEKKPQTTILDDEQNDSTEKEEEKEDEEENIASQTESTGTETEKPMSKSQKKKQKKNAKKHAAQS, encoded by the coding sequence atgggtATTCTTGATAATTTCAAGGCCTTTGTCCACTCGATAACTACGCAGGATCATTACGCATCATATAATTCACCGTATAGAAATGCTTCTACTGGTGAAAGTCAATTGCCCAATGGGATCTCGGGTGGTTCGATGTTGCAATTGAACCCAGATATAAATTCCTCGACAACCTCGTTGAATGACACTTCGGCTGGATTTTATAGACCGGGTATGAAGTCGTCACAGACACAGATCCAAGATGTTCCTATGCAGAACTTTGACTCCAATGGGTTACCACCACTCCCCTCAATAGACTCATTATGGGACAGAATTGAGCATTGGATCGATGAAGAGTACCCCGAACTCGACGACAACTTAAATGATGGAGTCACTTCAGCCGACTTGAATGAATTCCTTCTGGACTTGAGGTGCGGCTCGCGAAGTTTGCCCGAGGACTTTAGACAATTTTACAAAAGACACGATGGCCAACTTAGAGGCGGGAAACCTACTGGGTTGATAATGGGCTTGGTGCTCTTGGACTTGGAGACCATTGTAGAGGAAAACATGATGTGGAACAAAGTCGTAGAGAGATTGGAGACTCAACAGCAAGCAGCTAAACTTCAACAGGCAAAAGCAAGCGTCGAAGCTAAGGAAGGTAGCAGTAGTCTgcaccaacaccagcagcagcagcaccagcagcagcagcagacAAGTACTTTCATGAACCACCAACGTTCAATACCTCCTAACTCAATACAACCTGAATATTTCAATAGAGGTTGGATCGTTTTGCTTAAAGATAATACAGGCAATCAAGTTGCTATGGACTTGAACCCTGGTCCGCTGGGTACATGGGGTCAAATAATTTTATTTGGACGTGATTTCGATACGAAATTAGTGATTGCCCAGAATTTACAAGACTTTATCTTTTCGTTTGTACTGGATTTAGAAGCTGGAAATTTCCTTATTGACTCTTCAGAATACCTGGAAGAATTGGGATACCTTTCGCCTGAAAGAGATGGGGATTACATGATTGgcgacgaagaagaaaatcaaGGTGAACTTAGTTTCTACGACAAGGATGGCAAGGAATTTGGTAAAGGTTCAATCAGAGGCAGACCAAATTACATTGAagtattgaaaaagagagcTTTGAAAAGATATGGATTAAACGAGAACTTTCAAACCATTTATCAACCGCAAAGGCCTCATAAGAAAACTACGCACCCCTCAGCGCACTCAGGTAGAAATAGCCCGATGATTCAATCAAGAAACGGTTCCACGCAGAACTTGAGAAGAAACATGTCAAACAACAACTCCACTGCAAGTTTATCATCCTCCTTGGCTATTAACAATAGTAACACCAATAGTAATACCAATAGTAGGAAAAAGACCCCCGTTCCAAGCCCATTAGTCAATTTGGACAAGAGCTCAAGCACCTTTTCAATCCCAAAGGAAACAATCATCGATGCCAAAAAGCAAACTTCAATGGCTGAAAATTCAGCAGCTAAAGAGACTAATTTGAGTGACGATTTGGAGGAGTTGACCGTCGacgatttgaaaaagaaggaggagacGAAAGTGGTGGAGAAAAAGCAGGAGGAGcaggatgaagaaaaagctgATCTAAAGCCAGTTGATAAAGATTCTGAAAAGAATACGACACTGCTGAACGGGGCAGTTTCCAGTGAATCAGTTGAGCAACTGGATAAGATAGTCGATAATAAGGGGCCCGAAAAGATTGCTATAAACTCTACTAGCGCTGAGGATGCGAAGGCAGACGAGGGTGCCATTGTCGcggaaaaaaaaccacAAACCACAATTTTGGACGATGAGCAAAATGATTCTacggaaaaagaagaagaaaaagaggatgaagaagaaaacattGCTAGTCAAACTGAATCCACAGGAACTGAAACAGAGAAGCCGATGTCTAAAtcgcaaaagaaaaagcaaaagaaaaatgcaaaaaagcATGCTGCTCAACTGTAA
- a CDS encoding uncharacterized protein (BUSCO:EOG09265DVA) produces MNSSGYWDRSSVGHSNSPNTSSIFISHDADAGEEAERAQDQNLPPPPTLTLTPAPASASASTSAPIPARAHAPGSAPVALSALSALSGLSIPSSTTPSADDASLAHVGPYFDITPHPNQHEVQMQPQYTPEEIRCSLGSGVLTDEQASRIHHHNFMQSIEEDEEELDDYYVNGTSRLGAGLLASRVIGDGGDGGDGDDSGDLENNVVDADDPIDASDFNEVDDADDRFNGSFSRIGGSATGITTIVPDTQRSTWEGIMTTEDRRQQSRSMQQTSETYPSQNILTIEEGDEHVNESNIIDGMSSEREIRDNDTDHDMLSHGTTSSVGQEQLEQQQHHHHHNQDHYQQSHHRPSEHEVDDDNEINADESHSQPSLEQVQRVYYTKGLEELESLQLVDLSALATWKLSSFKPGFGLSQLRDDSPETYWQSDGSNGGNNTNPNNSAFTNNHLSNPHSVTIQFIKRVALERISIFTNYSLDESYTPSKIKIMAGSSEGWDLIDVCTVNFNQPIGWSHIIFNGIRNDGVLKCFMVKIFILANHQEGKDSHIRAIRCFGRKHSVPPVKGLPSIGNPYHNYNHNHNNSIPHRVNPELLRDLSIASGSSLNSGISVGNRIISSSSDVRHQTEVDAEVDAEAESSVLSPSSPQFPKQTLNEETTSAMRNVNAVLGLNSGFKSIELSSVSSIR; encoded by the coding sequence ATGAACTCCTCAGGGTACTGGGACAGATCAAGTGTGGGACATTCAAATAGTCCCAATACCAGTTCAATCTTTATTTCGCATGATGCAGATGCAGGTGAAGAAGCTGAACGTGCACAAGATCAGAatttaccaccaccaccaacactaACCCtaacaccagcaccagcatcagcatcagcatcaacatcagcaCCAATACCGGCACGCGCTCACGCACCAGGATCGGCACCAGTAGCACTTCTGGCACTTCTGGCACTTCTGGGGCTTCTGATTCCGCTGTCAACTACGCCCTCTGCAGACGATGCAAGTTTGGCGCACGTAGGACCATACTTTGATATAACGCCTCATCCTAATCAACACGAGGTTCAAATGCAGCCACAATATACCCCAGAAGAGATACGATGTTCTCTTGGATCGGGTGTACTTACAGACGAACAAGCTAGTAGAATACACCATCATAACTTTATGCAACTGATTGAAGAGGATGAGGAGGAGCTCGATGATTATTACGTGAACGGGACTAGCAGACTTGGCGCGGGGCTTCTTGCAAGTAGAGTTATTGGCGATGGTGGCGATGGTGGCGATGGTGACGATAGCGgtgatttggaaaacaatgttgttgatgcagATGATCCTATTGATGCCAGTGATTTCAATGAAGttgatgatgctgatgaTAGATTCAATGGGAGTTTTAGTCGAATTGGTGGACTGGCAACAGGAATTACTACAATTGTTCCTGACACGCAACGATCGACTTGGGAAGGAATAATGACTACAGAGGATCGAAGGCAGCAACTGCGTCTGATGCAGCAAACACTGGAAACGTACCCGCTGCAGAACATCTTGACTATCGAAGAAGGAGATGAACATGTCAATGAATCGAATATAATCGATGGTATGAGTTCGGAAAGAGAGATTAGAGACAACGATACCGATCATGATATGCTAAGTCATGGCACTACATCAAGTGTTGGTCAAGAACAActagaacaacaacaacatcatcatcatcataatcAAGATCATTACCAGCAGCTGCATCATCGCCCACTGGAGCATGAAGTTGATGACGATAACGAGATCAATGCAGATGAATCGCATTCTCAGCCTAGTTTGGAGCAGGTGCAGCGAGTATATTACACAAAAGGTTTAGAAGAATTGGAGAGTTTACAGTTGGTGGATTTGTCAGCTTTGGCGACATGGAAATTGAGTTCATTTAAGCCAGGATTTGGTTTATCACAATTGCGCGATGATAGTCCTGAGACTTATTGGCAAAGTGATGGCAGTAATGGCGGAAACAATACGAACCCAAACAACTCTGCTTTTACCAACAATCATTTGAGTAATCCCCATTCTGTGACTATACAATTCATCAAAAGGGTGGCATTAGAAAGAATATCGATATTCACCAATTATTCATTAGATGAAAGTTACACACCAAGCAAGATAAAGATTATGGCTGGAAGTAGTGAAGGATGGGATTTAATTGATGTGTGCACTGTGAATTTTAATCAGCCGATAGGGTGGTCACATATTATTTTCAATGGTATTCGAAACGATGGCGTACTCAAATGCTTTATGGtgaaaattttcattttagcCAATCATCAAGAGGGCAAGGATAGTCATATAAGAGCAATTAGGTGTTTTGGACGCAAACATTCTGTGCCACCTGTAAAAGGGTTACCATCAATTGGTAATCCATACCATAACTATAACCATAatcataataatagtatACCACATCGTGTGAACCCCGAGCTTCTTCGTGATTTGAGTATAGCAAGTGGCTCGTCTCTTAATTCAGGTATTCTGGTTGGAAATAGGATCATTTCAAGCAGCAGTGATGTTCGCCACCAAACAGAGGTTGACGCCGAAGTTGACGCTGAGGCAGAATCGCTGGTGCTACTGCCACTGCTGCCACAAtttccaaaacaaacaCTTAATGAGGAAACAACGAGCGCCATGCGCAATGTAAATGCAGTTCTAGGTCTCAATTCAGGATTTAAAAGCATAGAGCTAAGCAGTGTGTCATCAATACGCTAG
- the BNA6 gene encoding nicotinate-nucleotide diphosphorylase (carboxylating), with amino-acid sequence MASEYVNLLPRDGRWKQQITDFLTEDVPSFDFGGFVVGSKPETASLYMKQEGLICGVPFAAEVFKQCDLQVKWHFDEKTFVTQDELNQSGGKIVVATVTGAAKNILLAERTALNLLARASGVATQSFLTKKLADENGYTGLIAGTRKTTPGLRLLEKYAMLVGGVDTHRYDLSSMVMLKDNHIASTGSITHAVEKARSVCGFAVKVEVEVSTEKDAKEAIDAGADVIMLDNFKGEELVKVAQSLREHYRGSNKAFLLECSGGLTLKNLSSYLCNDIDIYSTSSIHQGTGIIDFSLKIDVK; translated from the coding sequence ATGGCTTCTGAATACGTCAATCTTTTACCAAGAGATGGTAGATGGAAACAACAGATTACAGATTTTTTGACAGAGGATGTGCcatcttttgattttggagGCTTTGTCGTTGGCTCTAAACCAGAAACTGCTTCATTATATATGAAACAAGAAGGCTTGATTTGTGGTGTACCGTTTGCTGCAGAAGTATTTAAGCAATGCGATTTACAAGTTAAGTGGcattttgatgaaaaaactTTTGTAACTCAAGATGAACTTAATCAGAGCGGTGGGaagattgttgttgcgaCTGTCACCGGAGCTGCCAAGAACATCTTGTTGGCCGAGAGAACAGCTCTTAACTTGTTGGCTAGAGCTTCTGGCGTAGCGACTCAATCTTTCTTGACAAAGAAACTTGCAGATGAAAATGGATACACTGGTTTAATTGCCGGTACACGTAAAACCACCCCTGGCTTGAGATTATTGGAGAAATATGCCATGCTCGTTGGAGGAGTCGATACACATAGGTATGACTTGAGCTCGATGGTAATGTTAAAGGATAATCACATTGCATCTACAGGTAGTATCACTCATGCAGTTGAAAAAGCCAGATCTGTTTGTGGTTTTGCCGTTAAAGTTGAGGTGGAAGTCAGCACTGAGAAAGATGCTAAAGAAGCCATAGATGCTGGTGCAGACGTTATTATGCTTGACAACTTCAAAGGTGAAGAATTGGTTAAAGTTGCTCAGAGCTTAAGAGAACATTATCGTGGCAGCAACAAGGCATTTTTGTTAGAATGCTCAGGTGGACTTACATTAAAGAACCTCAGCAGCTACCTTTGCAATGATATTGACATTTATTCTACTTCCTCGATCCACCAAGGTACAGGAATTATAGACTTTTCATTAAAGATAGACGTGAAATAA